Part of the Candidatus Woesearchaeota archaeon genome is shown below.
TACCTTCACAAACACCATTCTTCCCCCCGCCCGTCCTCCGCAAAAAAAGCGGTTGAAAAAAACCAACACGACCCATCACCGTTCTGGTTACAACACCACCTTCCCTGAGGGCAAGTTATATAAACCTCCAGCGAGGAAAACCTCCAGAAGAGAGGTGAAACACCATGGTTACCATCGCTATCAACGGATTTGGACGCATTGGCCGCAACGTCTTTCGTGCAGGATACCTCGACCCCGACTTCAATGTCGTAGCAATCAATGACCTCACTGACAACGCAACCCTCGCCCACCTCCTCAAACACGACAGCGTCTACCACACGTTCCAAGCAAACGTCACTCACGACGACCAACACCTCATCGTGAACGGCAAACCCATCCGCGCCTTCGCAGAAAAAGACCCTGCAAACCTTCCATGGGGCGAACTCGGCGTTGATGTCGTCTTGGAATGCACCGGACGATTCCGAACCAAGGACGCATGCCAAGCCCATCTCAACGCAGGAGCAAAAAAAGTCCTCCTCTCAGCCCCTGCAAAGAGCGACGGATTCAAATACATCGTTATGGGCGTCAACGACCACGAACTCACACCAGACATGACTCTCGTTTCCAACGCGAGCTGCACAACAAACTGCCTCGCACCCATCGTCAAAGTCCTCCACGAACAATTCGGCATTGAACACGGCCTCATGCTCACCGTCCACAGCTACACCGGCGACCAACGACTCGTGGACGCGCCTCACAAAGACCTGCGACGAGCAAGAGCCGCCGCGATCAATCTCGTCCCAACCACGACAGGAGCAGCAAAAGCTGTCGCAAAAGTCATCCCCAGCCTCCAAGGCAAACTCGACGGCTACGCAGCACGCATCCCCACACCAACCGGAAGCCTCACGGACTTCACTTGCAGGGTCGCGAGGGACGTGACTGTCGAAGACATAAAGACAGCCATGCGTGAAGCGGCAAACGGCCCGCTCAAAGGGATACTCGAATACTCAGAAGAAGAACTCGTCACGCAAGACATCGTTGGCAACCCCCACTCGAGCATCTTCGACGCGAATCTCACCAAAGTCATCGATGGCCGATTCGTCAAAGTCGTTGCGTGGTACGACAACGAATGGGGCTACTCCAACCGCATGGTCGAGCTCTGCAAAAAAATGGCTCAACACAACTAAGAATAAACAACAAAACACAAACAACGAGAAGAAAAACAAACAACTAAAAAGCCACCACGGAACAATCACGAAACACCGCGCCTTGTGCAGCAAAACGCAGAAGCCCCCAAAGGAGGCACCCAACTCAAGACGTGCTTGTGCCAAGACGTTGGCGCAGACTGCTCGCGCCTTTGTACAAGAGCAACAAAAACCCACAATGCACCCGCGAAGAAACACCCCTCTCCTCAAGAACCTCGACGTCAAAGCAAAACGCGTCCTCGTCAGGGCAGACTACAACGTACCGCTCAAAGACGGCACTATCACCAACGACAAACGAATTCGTGCAAGCATCCCCACCATCACTGAACTCCTGGCAAAGGGAGCAAAACAAATCATCCTCGCATCCCACCTCGGCAGGCCAAAGGGCAAACCCGACCCCTCCCTGAGCCTCAAGCCAGTTGCGAAGCACCTCAGCACCCTCCTGCACAAAGAAGTTTCCTTCATCCCAACGCCGACACCGCAAACGCTGCCGGACAACACCCTCGTCCTCCTTGAAAACCTCCGCTTCGACCCAGGAGAAGAGGCAAACGATCCGTCATTTACCAAAAAACTCGTACGCCTCGCCGACTGCTTTGTCTTCGACGCCTTCGGCACAGCACACCGTTCCCACGCCAGCACCGTCGGGATCCCAGCCCACCTCCCTTCAGCAATGGGCCTGCTCGTTGAGAAAGAACTCCGCTACCTCACCCTTGCCAACGCCGACCACCCCCTCATCGCCATCTTCGGCGCAGCCAAAGTAAAAGACAAACTCCCCCTCCTCACCGCTCTTCTTCAACACGCAGACAGCGTTCTCCTCGGCGGCGCTATCGTCTTCACCTTCATGAAAGCACAAGGGTACAGCATTGGCAAAAGCCTTGTTGACAACGAATCACTCGACCTTGCACGGACACTCTCAGAACAACACGGTGAACGGCTCACCTTCCCCAGAGACTTCATCGTTGCAGAAGACGCAAAACCCGACCTCCCGACCAAGACCGTCCCCTTCCACAAAATACCACCCACCCTCAAAGGCCTTGACGTCGGCCCGAAAACTGTCGCCCTCTTCCTTACCAAACTAGAAAAGGCGAAAACCGTCATTTGGAACGGCCCTCTCGGCGTTGCAGAAATCCCCGCGTTCGCCAAGAGCACCCAAGACGTTGCGCGCTTCCTCACCACCCACCCTTCCATCACGAGCATCGTGGGCGGAGGAGACACGGCTGCCGTTCTTGAAACATACAACCTCACCGAAGGATTCACCCACGTCTCTACTGGCGGTGGCGCCGCACTGAAAGCACTCGCAGGAGAGCCACTTCCCGCAATCGAAGCCCTTAACGCATCAAAGAAGAAACACCACAAGCACACATAGTTTCGTGCTCAGCCACGAAGGTACCGTCCACGATCAAAAACGTTCTTCACAAAAGGCTTCTTCCCAATCGCGTTCCCAAGACCGAGAACTTCTCCTCGCTCGTTCACAACAACCACGTCGCCGCGAAGCGATGCCCCGCCCACCACGCTTTCTTCAAAAACATCTCGTCCACACAAGAAAAGCCACTCTCCTCTTTCATTTACCACAATCTTCTTCTCCGTTCGCTCAGCAATCCAGTCAACCAAACTCGGAGACGGAACAAACCCGCCTTTCCCCCTCTCTTCGCCTAAGAACACGCCTATGGAGAAAAAATCAGCCCCGACTTCCTTTGCAAAGCGCTGCAAGGCAGGACTCGCAGAGAAGACCTGCTTCCCCCTCACCACGAGGTTTTCAGGCATGTCTTGCGTGAAACGCTGAAGCATGCGCTTCAAGCACAACAACGGACTCTGCGTACGCCGCGCCAATGCCTCCTTGCTCGTCGCCTCCAAACGCTCAAGAGCCGCCATACTCAACCGCGCTCCTCTTCAAAACCGTTATGGCGCACGCTAACTGCTTCCGCACCGTCTTCCTCTCGAGGAAGCAGGAGTCGCGCACCTTCAACTTCAAGCAAACGCTTAATTTCTCCAATAATAATGCTTGATCGCAGGTTTTCCAACCGCTCACGCGCTGCCTCGCACACTCGCTCTTGTTCTCTCAACTGCGCCTTGGCGGACTTGAGCAAGTCTTGCTGCTCTGAGAGCGACCAGCGAGTCATATCCTTTTTTTCTCGCTCTTCGATTTGCTTCAACTCCTCAGAAAGCGTCAACAACTTTTCTCGCAACGCCGCCGCAGTCTTCTTTGAAAAGGCAGCAATAGCACGCCTCACCCGTTCCTCTTCCTTCTTTTTTAGGCCGAGGTGCGAAAGCTGAGCCGAAACGCTTTCGAGAATGCCAATGAGCGTCTCAGCATTGCTCGTACGAAGCGCTTTGCACGGGTCCTCAAGAAATTTTTGCAAGAGCGCATTGGCGTTGCTGTGCAAGTATTTTTTCACAGCCCGCTCCATCACACCCCACTCTTTTCTCACACGCTCCTCGCAGGAAGCCAGCTCCTTTGCCACTGCATCTTTGCGATCGAGAAGTGCACAAAACTTCTGGTACGCCTCGCTGCGTTCAATCTCCCTCACCCTGGCAG
Proteins encoded:
- the pgk gene encoding phosphoglycerate kinase: MADSSKSLRGTTTNGATPTAWSSSAKKWLNTTKNKQQNTNNEKKNKQLKSHHGTITKHRALCSKTQKPPKEAPNSRRACAKTLAQTARAFVQEQQKPTMHPRRNTPLLKNLDVKAKRVLVRADYNVPLKDGTITNDKRIRASIPTITELLAKGAKQIILASHLGRPKGKPDPSLSLKPVAKHLSTLLHKEVSFIPTPTPQTLPDNTLVLLENLRFDPGEEANDPSFTKKLVRLADCFVFDAFGTAHRSHASTVGIPAHLPSAMGLLVEKELRYLTLANADHPLIAIFGAAKVKDKLPLLTALLQHADSVLLGGAIVFTFMKAQGYSIGKSLVDNESLDLARTLSEQHGERLTFPRDFIVAEDAKPDLPTKTVPFHKIPPTLKGLDVGPKTVALFLTKLEKAKTVIWNGPLGVAEIPAFAKSTQDVARFLTTHPSITSIVGGGDTAAVLETYNLTEGFTHVSTGGGAALKALAGEPLPAIEALNASKKKHHKHT
- the gap gene encoding type I glyceraldehyde-3-phosphate dehydrogenase, with product MVTIAINGFGRIGRNVFRAGYLDPDFNVVAINDLTDNATLAHLLKHDSVYHTFQANVTHDDQHLIVNGKPIRAFAEKDPANLPWGELGVDVVLECTGRFRTKDACQAHLNAGAKKVLLSAPAKSDGFKYIVMGVNDHELTPDMTLVSNASCTTNCLAPIVKVLHEQFGIEHGLMLTVHSYTGDQRLVDAPHKDLRRARAAAINLVPTTTGAAKAVAKVIPSLQGKLDGYAARIPTPTGSLTDFTCRVARDVTVEDIKTAMREAANGPLKGILEYSEEELVTQDIVGNPHSSIFDANLTKVIDGRFVKVVAWYDNEWGYSNRMVELCKKMAQHN